In Arachis hypogaea cultivar Tifrunner chromosome 17, arahy.Tifrunner.gnm2.J5K5, whole genome shotgun sequence, a single window of DNA contains:
- the LOC112767399 gene encoding F-box protein CPR1-like yields MEEKKQKSINDILPLDLIQRILLRIPVKHLGRIKCVSKLWHSLISDPHFAESHLHLSLASTHACIHKKNSTEAYLVHLEEAFNDKNYKVREVSFPFKKPPPSEFRLMGSCRGFVLLHQEPHFFVVWNPLTGFSKIVSYSWLDIVHRTKGRYFKFSGNAMLYGFGYDATLDDYLVVIAWMDSNCQLLDCFSLKTNSWINLDAAVPKPLGLTEWRSRGLFLNGSIHWLPYYLEKHHSDGLLVFDLKERSFSKISLPEQLKMRDAATFLILGGFLALCSQDYVGCKTHIWVMKEYKVHSSWTLYVIPCLEFEPLCLSNDSDVVAVIYRSLKFAKYNIRKELLQRFRCPHFQLQTYNWTWCTVYTESLLPFPSNSKHKDRKKKKNAI; encoded by the coding sequence ATGGAGGAGAAGAAGCAGAAGAGCATTAACGACATCCTTCCTCTTGACCTGATTCAAAGAATCTTACTGAGGATTCCGGTCAAACATCTCGGCCGCATCAAGTGCGTTTCGAAGCTTTGGCACTCTCTCATTTCCGATCCACACTTTGCGGAATCGCATCTTCACCTCTCTCTTGCATCCACCCATGCGTGCATCCACAAAAAAAACTCCACGGAAGCTTACCTTGTTCACCTAGAAGAAGCATTCAACGACAAAAATTATAAAGTAAGAGAGGTATCTTtccctttcaagaagccgccacCTTCTGAGTTTCGTTTGATGGGATCCTGCAGAGGGTTTGTTCTCTTACACCAAGAGCCACACTTTTTTGTAGTATGGAACCCACTCACCGGATTCAGCAAAATAGTATCTTACTCTTGGTTAGATATTGTTCATCGTACTAAGGGCAGGTACTTTAAATTTTCCGGTAATGCGATGCTGTATGGATTTGGTTACGATGCGACACTGGATGACTACTTAGTTGTTATAGCTTGGATGGATAGTAACTGCCAACTCTTAGATTGCTTCTCCTTGAAAACCAATTCATGGATTAATCTTGATGCTGCAGTCCCCAAACCATTGGGTCTTACGGAGTGGCGATCTCGTGGGTTGTTCTTGAATGGCTCTATTCATTGGTTGCCTTACTATCTTGAAAAACATCACAGTGATGGTCTTCTTGTATTTGATCTGAAGGAAAGAAGTTTCTCAAAGATATCTTTGCCTGAACAACTCAAAATGCGTGATGCTGCCACATTTCTCATACTAGGAGGGTTCCTAGCCTTGTGTTCTCAGGACTATGTTGGATGTAAAACACACATATGGGTGATGAAAGAATACAAAGTGCATTCATCTTGGACTTTGTATGTGATTCCTTGTTTAGAGTTTGAGCCTCTATGCTTATCCAATGATAGTGACGTTGTTGCAGTAATATATAGATCATTAAAGTTTGCCAAATATAATATCAGAAAAGAACTGCTCCAACGTTTTAGATGTCCTCATTTTCAACTGCAGACTTACAACTGGACATGGTGCACTGTATATACAGAGAGTCTCTTGCCGTTCCCTAGTAATAGTAAGCATAAGgataggaagaagaagaaaaatgctaTTTAA